The proteins below are encoded in one region of Oncorhynchus nerka isolate Pitt River linkage group LG15, Oner_Uvic_2.0, whole genome shotgun sequence:
- the LOC135559858 gene encoding keratin-associated protein 5-1-like yields MNACASACACACACLPMPVPVPVPVPVPVPDECQCQCLCLCLCQCLVPGACALPVPGVPGDAWCQCLCQCLCHAWACASASACACACASASAWTNAWASACASACASACANVPVPVPVPVPCLCQCQCQCLCLCQCLCLCSACARCLDVPVPVPVPVPVPVPVPVPVPVPCLCLGDASACACAICAMPVPVCHASACACASACACASACASACASALPVPVPGMMPVPVPVPVPVPVPVPHDACANACAWNDACACASA; encoded by the exons ATGaatgcctgtgccagtgcctgtgcctgtgcctgtgcctgcctgccaatgcctgtgccagtgcctgtgccagtgcctgtgcctgtgcctgatgagtgccagtgccagtgcctgtgcctgtgcctgtgccagtgcctagTGCCTGG tgcctgtgccctGCCTGTGCCTGGAGTGCCTGGTGATGCCtggtgccagtgcctgtgccagtgcctgtgccatgCCTGGGCCTGTGccagtgccagtgcctgtgcctgtgcctgtgccagtgccagtGCCTGGACCAATGCCTgggccagtgcctgtgccagtgcctgtgccagtgcctgtgccaatgtgcctgtgccagtgcctgtgcctgtgcca tgcctgtgccagtgccagtgccagtgcctgtgcctgtgccagtgcctgtgcctgtgcagTGCCTGTGCCAGATGCCTGgatgtgcctgtgcctgtgcctgtgcctgtgcctgtgccagtgcctgtgccagtgcctgtgcctgtgcca tgcctgtgcctgggtgatgccagtgcctgtgcctgtgccataTGTGCCATGCCTGTGCCAGTATGCcatgccagtgcctgtgcctgtgccagtgcctgtgcctgtgccagtgcctgtgccagtgcctgtgccagtgcct tgcctgtgccagtgcctggaatgatgcctgtgccagtgcctgtgccagtgcctgtgcctgtgccagtgcctcaTGATGCCTGTGCCAATGCCTGTGCCTGGAAtgatgcctgtgcctgtgccagtgcctga
- the LOC135559859 gene encoding BCL-6 corepressor-like protein 1, translating to MPVPVPVPVPVPVPVPVMPGECLCQCLGQCLCQCLCQCLCLACAWASACASAWASACACASACASACAMPVPVPVPVPVPVPVPVPVPVPSAWMCLASACVMPGPVPVPVPGPVPVPVPVPVPVPVPCQCLCLCLCLCQCLCQCLCLCQCLGLCLMMPVPVPDASACANACASACACASA from the exons atgccagtgcctgtgcctgtgcctgtgccagtgccagtgcctgtgcctgtgatGCCTGGagagtgcctgtgccagtgcctgggccagtgcctgtgccagtgcctgtgccagtgcctgtgcctggcCTGTGCCTgggccagtgcctgtgccagtgcctgggccagtgcctgtgcctgtgccagtgcctgtgccagtgcctgtgcca tgcctgtgcctgtgcctgtgcctgtgcctgtgccagtgcctgtgcctgtgcctgtgcctgtgcccagTGCCTGGATGTGCCTGGCCAGTGCCTGTGTGATGCCTgggccagtgcctgtgcctgtgcctgggccagtgcctgtgcctgtgcctgtgcctgtgcctgtgccagtgcct tgccagtgcctgtgcctgtgcctgtgcctgtgccagtgcctgtgccagtgcctgtgcctgtgccagtgcctgggCCTGTGCCTGATgatgcctgtgccagtgcctgatgccagtgcctgtgccaatgcctgtgccagtgcctgtgcctgtgccagtgcctag